A genomic region of Acidobacteriota bacterium contains the following coding sequences:
- the lnt gene encoding apolipoprotein N-acyltransferase — protein MRRAAVALVSGGLLAAAFPPLDLSWAGWFLAAPLFVLAVTARTPLAAAREGFLFGLAFQAATFAWWYDLLVKWGRLSQPEAAGVYLLLAIHVALFFSLLGFWSHRIADRRGRPLALLVGPAIWAGLEWIRGFLFTGLPWSLLGATQARAPLFLQVADLGGVFAVSLVVAAGSAAAAAWWLRARRVAFVHLALIALAAAYGAARLALPGHVADRSIRVGLVQGNVAEEEKWDPSRAPAIFSAHLDATRRAAAAGAKLVVWPESAVPSPLVSSPAYLGALDLLAKDLGVDLLVGSVHYERRGAPDERTYNSAFLISGSGHPMQRYDKVHLVPYGEYVPLRRFLGFVEKLVVEASDFTPGARPRVLKGAGATLGPLVCFEAIFPSLARSVSLQGAELLVNLTNDAFLGDSAGPRQHLGLAVIRAVEERRYLVRAANTGISAVVDDRGRVLQSLAYGGAGILVTDVPLASGLSVYARVGDAVSWICVILSALAPFAPFPSGGRSWMKSYFDATPR, from the coding sequence GTTCTCGCCGTCACGGCCCGGACGCCCCTCGCGGCCGCGCGGGAGGGGTTTCTCTTCGGGCTCGCCTTTCAGGCGGCGACCTTCGCGTGGTGGTACGACCTCCTCGTGAAGTGGGGGAGGCTGTCGCAACCCGAGGCGGCCGGCGTCTACCTCCTCCTCGCGATCCACGTCGCCCTCTTTTTCTCCCTCCTCGGGTTCTGGTCCCACCGGATCGCCGACCGACGCGGCCGGCCGCTCGCGCTCCTCGTCGGGCCCGCGATCTGGGCCGGGCTCGAGTGGATCCGCGGCTTCCTTTTCACGGGGCTCCCCTGGTCGCTCCTCGGGGCGACGCAAGCGAGAGCCCCCCTCTTCCTCCAGGTCGCGGATCTCGGGGGCGTCTTCGCCGTCTCGCTCGTCGTCGCGGCCGGGAGCGCCGCGGCCGCCGCGTGGTGGCTCCGCGCGCGGCGGGTGGCCTTCGTCCACCTCGCGCTGATCGCGCTCGCGGCCGCCTACGGCGCGGCGCGCCTCGCCCTCCCCGGTCACGTGGCGGATCGATCGATCAGGGTCGGCCTCGTGCAGGGAAACGTCGCCGAGGAGGAGAAGTGGGATCCCTCGCGCGCCCCGGCGATCTTCTCCGCCCATCTCGACGCGACGCGCCGCGCGGCCGCCGCCGGCGCGAAGCTCGTCGTCTGGCCGGAGTCAGCGGTTCCGTCGCCCCTCGTCTCCTCCCCCGCGTACCTCGGGGCGCTCGATCTCCTCGCGAAGGACCTCGGCGTCGACCTCCTCGTCGGGAGCGTGCACTACGAGAGGCGTGGTGCTCCCGACGAGAGGACGTACAACAGCGCCTTCCTCATCTCGGGGAGCGGCCACCCGATGCAGCGCTACGACAAGGTCCACCTGGTGCCGTACGGCGAGTACGTGCCGCTCAGGCGCTTCCTGGGGTTCGTCGAGAAACTCGTCGTCGAGGCGAGCGACTTCACCCCGGGGGCGCGTCCGCGCGTCCTGAAAGGAGCGGGGGCGACGCTCGGCCCCCTCGTCTGCTTCGAGGCGATCTTCCCGTCGCTCGCCCGGTCCGTCTCGCTCCAGGGGGCCGAGCTGCTCGTGAACCTGACGAATGACGCCTTCCTCGGCGATTCGGCGGGGCCCCGCCAGCATCTGGGGCTCGCGGTGATCCGGGCGGTCGAGGAGCGGCGGTACCTGGTCCGCGCGGCCAACACCGGCATCTCGGCCGTGGTCGATGATCGCGGTCGGGTGCTGCAATCGCTCGCGTACGGCGGGGCGGGGATCCTCGTCACGGACGTGCCCCTCGCCTCGGGGCTCTCGGTGTATGCCCGGGTCGGGGATGCCGTCAGCTGGATCTGTGTGATACTCTCGGCTCTCGCGCCGTTCGCGCCGTTCCCCTCCGGAGGTCGTTCATGGATGAAGAGCTACTTCGACGCCACACCGCGGTGA
- the prfB gene encoding peptide chain release factor 2 (programmed frameshift), which translates to MDEELLRRHTAVKDRLEGLRSYLDLPGRQKDLDQLTARMGDPGFWGDPAAAQAVNQRRSKIEAALTLGKKLFADLDDSEVLVELGREGEPVEADLEAAVEDLSRRADAVELQMMLRGEYDHSNAILNINAGAGGTEAQDWADMLYRMYLRWCERRGYRVEVMDIQQGEEAGIKSATLLVSGENAYGYLRAENGVHRLVRISPYDANARRHTSFAAVYATPDLDETIEIKIEDKDLRVDTYRSSGAGGQHVNVTDSAVRITHLPSGLVVACQNERSQHRNREMAMRVLRSRLYDMEMKKQDEKRSRVEGTKREIGFGSQIRSYVLHPYKQVKDLRTGEISTQPQDVLDGDIDDFIRTYLLAAGTGTLGKTVVADD; encoded by the exons ATGGATGAAGAGCTACTTCGACGCCACACCGCGGTGAAGGACCGCCTCGAAGGGCTCCGGAGCTATCTT GACCTCCCCGGGCGCCAGAAAGACCTCGATCAGCTGACTGCGCGCATGGGCGATCCCGGCTTCTGGGGGGATCCCGCCGCCGCGCAGGCCGTCAACCAGCGCCGCTCGAAGATCGAGGCAGCTCTCACCCTCGGCAAGAAGCTCTTCGCCGACCTCGACGATTCGGAGGTCCTCGTCGAGCTGGGGAGGGAGGGGGAGCCCGTCGAGGCCGATCTCGAGGCCGCCGTCGAGGACCTCTCGCGCCGGGCCGACGCCGTCGAGCTGCAGATGATGCTGCGCGGCGAGTACGATCACTCGAACGCCATCCTCAACATCAACGCCGGCGCCGGAGGCACGGAGGCCCAGGACTGGGCCGACATGCTCTACCGGATGTACCTCAGGTGGTGCGAGCGACGCGGCTACCGCGTCGAGGTGATGGACATCCAGCAGGGAGAGGAGGCGGGGATCAAGAGCGCAACCCTCCTCGTCTCGGGTGAGAACGCCTATGGGTACCTGAGAGCGGAGAACGGCGTCCACCGGCTGGTGCGGATCAGCCCCTACGACGCGAACGCAAGGCGGCACACGTCGTTCGCCGCCGTCTACGCGACCCCGGATCTCGACGAGACCATCGAGATCAAGATCGAGGACAAGGACCTGCGGGTCGACACGTACCGCAGCAGCGGCGCGGGCGGCCAGCACGTGAACGTGACCGACTCGGCGGTCCGGATCACGCATCTTCCCAGCGGCCTCGTCGTCGCCTGCCAGAACGAGCGGTCCCAGCACCGGAACCGCGAGATGGCCATGAGAGTCCTGAGGTCGCGCCTCTACGACATGGAGATGAAGAAGCAGGACGAGAAGCGATCCAGGGTGGAGGGGACGAAGCGCGAGATCGGCTTCGGGAGCCAGATCCGCTCGTACGTCCTGCACCCGTACAAGCAGGTGAAGGACCTCAGGACGGGCGAGATCAGCACCCAGCCGCAGGACGTCCTGGACGGCGACATCGACGATTTCATCCGCACGTACCTGCTCGCCGCCGGCACAGGGACGTTGGGCAAGACGGTCGTCGCCGACGATTGA
- the hrcA gene encoding heat-inducible transcription repressor HrcA: MSDIALDQRGQEILGAVVEQYVRSGEPVGSRTLAQKSSEHLSAATIRNTMADLEQLGLLEQPHTSAGRIPTELGYRVYVNNLMRGHPIARADEQFIHASLGQPVTDAAALFGQVSRVLSQLTNQIGVVITPNVSRVRLRHLEFVQLASRRVVAILVAETGIIHNKVFETEDEYAQDQLDRAGRFLTETFQGMTLPETRERIVAMMAEEKALYDRLLKDAITLAQASVDQMPEEPTERHVFVEGTSNLLDSPDFADAERLKAIFRTFEEKHRILRILNRCLEEGHPGVKVLIGSETDLPELNQCTLITSAYGPEGQPLGALGVLGPTRMEYAKAVALVDYVSRFFGTLLKPYTL; the protein is encoded by the coding sequence ATGAGTGACATCGCGCTCGACCAGAGGGGCCAGGAGATCCTGGGGGCCGTCGTCGAGCAGTACGTCCGCTCGGGGGAGCCCGTCGGATCGAGAACGCTCGCGCAGAAGAGCTCCGAGCACCTCAGCGCGGCCACGATCCGGAACACCATGGCCGATCTCGAGCAGCTCGGGCTCCTCGAGCAGCCGCACACCTCGGCCGGAAGGATTCCGACGGAGCTGGGGTACCGGGTCTACGTGAACAACCTGATGCGGGGGCACCCCATCGCGCGCGCCGACGAGCAGTTCATCCACGCTTCCTTGGGGCAGCCGGTGACCGACGCGGCCGCGCTCTTCGGGCAGGTCTCGCGCGTCCTCTCGCAGCTCACGAACCAGATCGGCGTCGTCATCACGCCGAACGTCTCGCGCGTCAGGCTCCGGCACCTCGAGTTCGTGCAGCTCGCCTCGAGGCGCGTCGTCGCGATCCTCGTCGCCGAGACCGGAATCATCCACAACAAGGTCTTCGAGACCGAGGACGAATACGCGCAGGATCAGCTCGATCGCGCCGGCAGGTTCCTCACCGAGACGTTCCAGGGGATGACTCTCCCCGAGACGCGCGAGAGGATCGTCGCCATGATGGCCGAGGAGAAGGCCCTCTACGACCGGCTGCTGAAGGACGCGATCACGCTCGCCCAGGCGTCGGTGGACCAGATGCCCGAAGAGCCGACCGAGAGACACGTCTTCGTGGAGGGGACCTCGAACCTGCTCGACAGCCCCGACTTCGCCGACGCCGAGCGCCTGAAGGCCATCTTCCGCACGTTCGAGGAGAAGCACCGGATCCTCCGCATCCTCAACCGGTGCCTCGAGGAGGGCCATCCCGGCGTGAAGGTCCTGATCGGATCGGAGACCGACCTGCCCGAGCTGAACCAGTGCACGCTCATCACGTCGGCCTACGGCCCCGAGGGGCAGCCGCTCGGCGCGCTCGGAGTGCTCGGCCCGACTCGCATGGAGTACGCGAAGGCGGTCGCGCTCGTCGACTACGTCTCGCGATTCTTCGGCACGCTCCTCAAGCCCTACACGCTCTGA